The Glycine soja cultivar W05 chromosome 6, ASM419377v2, whole genome shotgun sequence genome has a window encoding:
- the LOC114415207 gene encoding uncharacterized protein LOC114415207 isoform X1, producing the protein MAAPTRDQVLSLLAAANNHGDLAVKTSSLKQAKDLLLSIDPSLAADLFPYLLELQSSPESLVRKLLIQIIEEIGFKAAEQSPTLISVLLTFLRDNDEIVVKQSIVSGTNIFCSIFEELIVQFQQYGKVERWLEDIWVWMLKFKDAVFGIALEPGSVGIKLLALKFLEMFVLLFSSDFNDAEKLAAKGIRQAVNVSWLVGHPHPVLDPVVLMSDANRTIGILLNLLQSVGSLPGCLTIAVVNCLAAITRKRPQHYETILSALLDFDPNFQTVKGCHVTSIQYSLRTAFLGFLRCTYSPILESRERLIRSLRAMNAGDAADQVIRQVDKMIKNGDRSTRDARVSKDDQPSAQSPVSGELSRKRPVPLDNEQLANGHDTISKRIRSGSGSDSHSTLPTQINDSGQDVNSVNGVSANVPVLDSELTAVEQMIAVIGALLAEGERGAESLEILISKIHPDLLADIVITNMKHLPNTPPPLARIGNLPVTRQLSSQVSQSQVIAASVPINSVQSLSGTAQASFPSTSTTVTATATTSLPSDTSSFSNQPADSKRDPRRDPRRLDPRRVVVTPGEATASIADDTGATKLVFDEPVSSIKPVSLPVGTADDNTPSDLTVKIINDDIVSEGSPVSGPDRLTPKTEDLERLGDIHQITEADTSLDLPLSSTYLRDEDPSTVKLPDDTETIGTDSSIFEFDQFSLDVQVESTLEDTCLELPQLPPYIELSKEQESKVKNMAVMRIIDSYKHLHGTDCQQFSMPLLARLVAQIDDNDEFIMMLQKHILEDHWRKGHELVLHVLYHLHSLMIVDSVGNASSSAVLYEKFLLGVAKTLLDSFPASDKSFSRLLGEVPLLPESSLKILNDLCYSDVIGHDGKIIRDIERVTQGLGAIWSLILGRPQNRQACLGIALKCAVHPQDDIRAKAIRLVTNKLFQLNYISGDVEKFATKMLLSAVEHEVSDTGLLQSGHTEQRAEAEIESHEISTSQVESTISEIDSAIVAKPSIQSVPSISFSEAQRLISLFFALCTKKSGLLQIVFSVYGQAPKTVKQAFHRHIPIVVRALGQSYSELLRIISDPPQGSENLLTLVLQILTQDTTPSSDLISTVKRLYETKFKDVTILVPLLSSLSKQEVLPIFPRLVDLPLEKFQRALAHILQGSAHTGPALTPVEVLVAIHGIVPEKDGLALKKITDACSACFEQRTVFTQQVLAKALNQMVDQTPLPLLFMRTVIQAIDAFPALVDFVMEILSKLVSRQVWRMPKLWVGFLKCVYQTQPRSFHVLLQLPPQQLESALNRHANLRGPLASYASQPTVKSSLSRSTLAVLGLANETHVQQHLSSSLHSSDTSSSLHEATLT; encoded by the exons atgGCCGCTCCTACCAGGGACCAAGTCCTCTCTCTCCTCGCCGCGGCCAACAACCACGGTGACCTCGCCGTTAAAACCTCATCGTTAAAACAAGCCAAAGACCTTCTTCTCTCCATCGACCCCTCCCTCGCTGCCGACCTCTTCCCTTACTTGCTCGAGCTTCAGTCTTCTCCCGAAAGCCTCGTTCGCAAATTGCTCATTCA GATAATTGAGGAGATTGGTTTTAAAGCAGCTGAGCAATCTCCTACGCTGATATCTGTACTATTAACGTTTTTACGGGACAACGATGAAATTGTTGTAAAACAGTCTATTGTTAGTGGCACAAATATCTTCTGTAGTATTTTTGAGGAGTTGATTGTGCAG TTTCAACAATATGGTAAAGTTGAGAGGTGGCTAGAAGATATTTGGGTGTGGATGCTTAAGTTCAAGGATGCCGTTTTTGGGATTGCTCTGGAG CCTGGTTCTGTTGGAATAAAGTTGCTGGCACTGAAATTCTTGGAAATGTTTGTATTACTCTTTTCATCTGACTTCAATGATGCTGAGAAATTAGCCGCAAAAG GAATTAGGCAAGCTGTTAATGTCTCATGGTTGGTTGGTCACCCTCACCCTGTTCTTGATCCAGTGGTGCTCATGTCAGATGCAAATAGGACTATTGGCATTCTATTAAATTTATTGCAGTCTGTTGGCAGTCTTCCTGGTTGCTTGACTATTGCAGTTGTAAATTG TTTAGCAGCCATCACAAGGAAAAGGCCACAACACTATGAAACTATTCTTTCAGCATTGCTTGATTTTGATCCAAATTTTCAAACAGTGAAAGGATGTCATGTTACTAGTATTCAGTACTCCTTAAGAACAGCTTTTTTGGGATTTCTTAGGTGCACTTATTCACCAATACTGGAG TCTAGAGAAAGACTAATAAGGAGCCTACGAGCTATGAATGCGGGGGATGCTGCTGATCAGGTCATTCGGCAAGTCgacaaaatgattaaaaatggtGATCGTTCTACCCGCGATGCACGGGTTAGCAAG GATGATCAACCATCAGCTCAGTCACCTGTTTCAGGGGAATTATCTAGAAAAAGACCTGTTCCTCTAGATAATGAACAATTGGCCAATGGTCATGATACCATCTCTAAGCGGATTCGTTCTGGTTCTGGTTCTGACTCTCACTCTACTTTACCAACTCAAATAAATGATTCTGGGCAGGATGTTAACTCTGTTAATGGAGTATCAGCTAATGTTCCTGTGCTGGATAGCGAACTAACTGCTGTGGAGCAAATGATTGCTGTGATTGGTGCTTTACTTGCTGAAGGAGAGAGAGGTGCTGAATCTCTTGAAATTCTCATTTCAAAGATTCATCCTGATCTGTTGGCTGATATTGTCATAACTAATATGAAGCACTTGCCTAATACTCCCCCACCACTAGCGAGGATTGGGAATTTACCAGTAACACGACAATTAAGCTCCCAAGTCAGTCAATCACAGGTTATAGCAGCTTCTGTTCCAATAAATTCTGTCCAGTCCTTGTCTGGTACTGCCCAAGCTTCATTCCCTTCAACTTCAACCACTGTCACTGCTACTGCTACCACTTCATTGCCATCTGACACCTCCAGCTTCAGTAACCAGCCTGCTGATTCTAAACGTGATCCACGACGG GATCCCCGGCGCCTGGATCCACGACGTGTAGTGGTAACTCCTGGAGAAGCAACTGCATCAATTGCAGATGATACTGGGGCCACAAAATTAGTGTTTGATGAACCTGTGTCTTCCATTAAGCCTGTTTCACTTCCTGTTGGGACTGCTGATGACAATACTCCATCAGATCTGACggtcaaaataataaatgatgatATTGTCTCTGAAGGTTCCCCAGTTTCAGGACCTGATCGGCTAACTCCAAAAACAGAGGATCTGGAAAGGCTTGGAGATATTCATCAGATTACAGAAGCAGATACTTCCTTGGATCTCCCACTTTCTTCTACTTATTTAAGAGATGAGGATCCAAGTACAGTGAAGTTGCCAGATGATACTGAAACAATTGGGACAGATTCATCAATTTTCGAGTTTGATCAGTTTTCTCTTGATGTTCAAGTTGAATCTACATTGGAAGACACCTGTCTGGAGTTACCACAACTTCCACCTTATATTGAACTATCTAAAGAACAGGAAAGTAAGGTGAAAAACATGGCTGTTATGCGTATAATTGATTCATACAAACATTTGCATGGGACCGATTGTCAGCAGTTTTCCATGCCACTACTTGCTCGACTAGTTGCACAG ATTGATGACAACGATGAGTTTATTATGATGCTGCAAAAACACATCCTGGAAGACCACTGGCGAAAG GGGCATGAACTTGTACTGCATGTTTTGTATCATCTGCACTCCCTCATGATAGTGGATTCAGTGGGAAATGCTTCATCTTCTGCtgttttatatgaaaaatttcTCCTGGGAGTG GCCAAAACTTTGTTGGATTCTTTTCCAGCTTCAGACAAGTCTTTTAGTAGACTTCTTGGTGAAGTCCCACTTTTGCCAGAGTCATCCTTGAAGATTTTGAACGATCTCTGCTATTCTGATGTTATTGGTCATGATGGAAAAATTATCCGTGACATTGAACGTGTGACTCAAGGCCTAGGTGCTATCTGGAGTTTAATTTTGGGGCGTCCGCAAAATCGTCAAGCCTGCTTAGGAATAGCATTGAAG TGTGCTGTTCACCCACAGGATGATATTCGAGCAAAAGCTATTCGGCTG GTGACAAACAAGCTCTTTCAGCTTAATTACATATCAGGAGATGTTGAAAAATTTGCAACAAAAATGCTGCTTTCTGCGGTAGAGCATGAAGTTTCAGATACAGGTCTTTTGCAATCTGGACATACTGAACAAAGAGCCGAGGCAGAG ATTGAAAGTCATGAAATAAGTACTTCACAGGTAGAATCCACAATTTCTGAAATTGACTCTGCTATAGTTGCTAAACCATCAATTCAAAGCGTTCCATCTATATCATTTTCTGAAGCTCAACGCctcatttctttgttttttgctTTATGTACAAAG AAATCCGGTCTTCTTCAGATTGTATTTAGCGTGTATGGGCAAGCCCCGAAAACTGTAAAACAG GCTTTTCATCGCCACATTCCTATTGTTGTGAGGGCGTTAGGGCAATCTTATTCTGAATTGCTCCGTATCATATCTGATCCACCACAAGGAAGTGAAAATCTTCTGACATTG GTACTGCAAATATTGACACAAGACACGACGCCATCTTCTGATTTGATATCTACCGTTAAACGTTTGTATGAAACTAAATTTAAG GATGTTACAATTCTTGTTCCGTTACTGTCTTCGCTTTCCAAACAAGAG GTTTTACCAATATTCCCTCGGCTTGTTGATCTTCCATTGGAAAAGTTTCAAAGAGCACTTGCTCACATACTACAG GGTTCGGCTCATACGGGTCCAGCTTTAACACCTGTAGAAGTGTTGGTTGCAATCCATGGAATTGTTCCAGAGAAGGATGGCCTTGCACTTAAGAAG ATAACAGATGCTTGCTCGGCTTGTTTTGAGCAACGCACAGTGTTCACACAACAGGTTCTGGCGAAGGCATTGAACCAGATG GTTGATCAAACTCCACTGCCGCTACTTTTCATGAGAACAGTTATTCAGGCAATTGATGCTTTTCCTGCActg GTTGACTTTGTTATGGAGATACTCTCAAAACTTGTGTCTAGACAG GTGTGGCGTATGCCAAAACTTTGGGTTGGTTTCTTAAAGTGTGTATATCAGACACAGCCACGATCTTTTCATGTATTATTGCAG TTGCCACCTCAACAACTGGAAAGTGCACTCAACAGGCATGCTAATCTCAGAGGTCCCCTTGCTTCTTATGCCAGCCAACCAACTGTAAAATCATCACTTAGTAG ATCAACTTTAGCAGTTCTGGGTCTTGCAAATGAAACTCATGTGCAGCAACATTTGTCATCTTCGTTACACTCTTCTGACACAAGTTCTTCACTTCACGAAGCAACTCTGACGTGA
- the LOC114415208 gene encoding ubiquitin-fold modifier-conjugating enzyme 1, producing the protein MEGWDPNTKSTLTQIPLLTTKAGPRDGAAWTQRLKEEYKALIAYTQMNKSNDNDWFRISAANPEGTRWTGKCWYVHNLLKYEFDLQFDVPVTYPSTAPELELPQLDGKTQKMYRGGKICLTVHFKPLWAKNCPRFGIAHALCLGLAPWLAAEVPILVDSGMIKHKDDTATTSTES; encoded by the exons ATGGAAGGTTGGGACCCGAATACGAAGTCGACGCTGACACAGATCCCTCTGCTGACGACGAAGGCGGGTCCACGAGACGGAGCGGCATGGACGCAGAGGCTTAAGGAAGAGTACAAGGCTCTGATAGCGTACACGCAGATGAACAAGTCCAACGACAACGATTGGTTCCGTATCTCCGCCGCCAATCCGGAAGGCACTCGCTGGACCGGTAAATGCTGGTACGTTCACAACCTCCTCAAGTACGAATTCGACCTCCAATTCGATGTCCCCGTCACTTACCCTTCCACCGCCCCCGAACTCGAACTCCCTCAATTGGATGGCAAAACCCAAAag ATGTATAGGGGTGGAAAGATCTGCTTGACTGTGCACTTCAAGCCTCTCTGGGCCAAAAATTG CCCCAGATTTGGTATTGCACATGCACTTTGCTTAGGTCTTGCACCGTGGCTTGCAGCAGAGGTTCCCATCCTCGTTGATTCTGGTATGATCAAGCACAAAGATGACACCGCAACCACATCAACTGAATCTTAG
- the LOC114414249 gene encoding phosphoenolpyruvate carboxykinase (ATP)-like — protein MERITENGSDSSCATTTAPLSATPIHQVYVNDQFLNWDPEHRIKVRIVSARAYHSLFMHNMCIRPTPKELEEFGTPDFTIYNAGLFPCNRYTHYMTSSTSIDINIARKEMVILGTQYAGEMKKGLFGLMHYLMPKRYILSLHSGSNMGKDGDVALFFGLSGTGKTTLSTYQNRYLIGDDEHCWSENGVSNIEGGCYAKCVDLSKDKEPDIWNAIKFGTVLENVVFDEHTREVDFSDKSVTENTRAAYPIEYIPNAKIPCVAPHAKNVILLACDAFGVLPPVSKLNLAQTMYHFISGYTALVAGTEDGIKEPQATFSACFGAAFIMMPPTKYAAMLAEKMQKHGATGWLVNTGWSGGSHGLGNRIKLAYTRKIIDAIQSDKKTYQDTLLKLASLFKKNFDGFTTYKIGGDQKLTEEIVSAGPIF, from the exons ATGGAGAGAATAACAGAGAATGGATCAGATAGTAGT TGTGCCACGACGACAGCACCCCTCTCAGCAACTCCAATCCATCAG GTTTATGTGAATGATCAATTTCTGAATTGGGATCCAGAACACAGAATCAAAGTCCGAATAGTATCTGCAAGAGCTTATCATTCCCTATTTATGCACAATAT gTGCATCCGACCCACTCCTAAAGAGCTAGAGGAATTTGGAACTCCAGACTTCACTATATACAATGCAGGACTGTTCCCTTGTAATCGTTACACACACTACATGACTTCATCAACTAGTATTGACATCAACATTGCAAGGAAAGAAATGGTCATCCTTGGCACACAATATGCTGGGGAAATGAAAAAAGGTCTCTTTGGTTTAATGCACTACCTCATGCCCAAGCGCTATATTCTCTCCCTGCATTCCGGGTCCAATATGGGCAAAGATGGCGATGTTGCACTCTTTTTTGGATTATCAG GTACTGGAAAGACAACTCTTTCTACCTATCAGAACCGGTATTTAATTGGAGATGATGAGCATTGCTGGAGTGAAAATGGGGTGTCAAATATTGAAGGAGGTTGCTATGCAAAATGTGTTGATCTTTCAAAGGATAAAGAACCAGACATCTGGAATGCCATCAAATTTGGGACAG TACTCGAAAATGTTGTTTTTGACGAGCATACCCGAGAGGTAGATTTCTCGGACAAATCTGTGACTG AGAACACTCGTGCAGCATATCCTATTGAGTACATACCCAATGCTAAGATACCGTGTGTTGCTCCCCATGCAAAGAATGTCATCCTACTAGCTTGTGATGCATTTGGGGTGCTCCCCCCAGTAAGCAAGCTGAACTTGGCCCAAACAATGTACCATTTCATCAGTGGCTACACAGCCCTG GTTGCAGGGACAGAGGATGGTATAAAAGAACCACAGGCtacattctctgcttgtttcggGGCAGCATTTATAATGATGCCCCCTACCAAATATGCAGCAATGCTGGCCGAAAAGATGCAGAAGCACGGGGCTACTGGATGGCTTGTCAATACTGGCTGGTCAGGAGGAAG TCATGGATTAGGCAATCGAATTAAGTTAGCGTATACTAGGAAAATCATTGATGCTATTCAGTCTGACAAGAAGACCTACCAAGATACACTCTTGAAACTAGCAAGCCTATTCAAGAAGAATTTTGATGGATTCACGACCTACAAGATAGGAGGGGATCAAAAGTTGACTGAAGAGATTGTCTCTGCTGGTCCTATATTCTGA
- the LOC114415207 gene encoding uncharacterized protein LOC114415207 isoform X3 — protein MAAPTRDQVLSLLAAANNHGDLAVKTSSLKQAKDLLLSIDPSLAADLFPYLLELQSSPESLVRKLLIQIIEEIGFKAAEQSPTLISVLLTFLRDNDEIVVKQSIVSGTNIFCSIFEELIVQFQQYGKVERWLEDIWVWMLKFKDAVFGIALEPGSVGIKLLALKFLEMFVLLFSSDFNDAEKLAAKGIRQAVNVSWLVGHPHPVLDPVVLMSDANRTIGILLNLLQSVGSLPGCLTIAVVNW, from the exons atgGCCGCTCCTACCAGGGACCAAGTCCTCTCTCTCCTCGCCGCGGCCAACAACCACGGTGACCTCGCCGTTAAAACCTCATCGTTAAAACAAGCCAAAGACCTTCTTCTCTCCATCGACCCCTCCCTCGCTGCCGACCTCTTCCCTTACTTGCTCGAGCTTCAGTCTTCTCCCGAAAGCCTCGTTCGCAAATTGCTCATTCA GATAATTGAGGAGATTGGTTTTAAAGCAGCTGAGCAATCTCCTACGCTGATATCTGTACTATTAACGTTTTTACGGGACAACGATGAAATTGTTGTAAAACAGTCTATTGTTAGTGGCACAAATATCTTCTGTAGTATTTTTGAGGAGTTGATTGTGCAG TTTCAACAATATGGTAAAGTTGAGAGGTGGCTAGAAGATATTTGGGTGTGGATGCTTAAGTTCAAGGATGCCGTTTTTGGGATTGCTCTGGAG CCTGGTTCTGTTGGAATAAAGTTGCTGGCACTGAAATTCTTGGAAATGTTTGTATTACTCTTTTCATCTGACTTCAATGATGCTGAGAAATTAGCCGCAAAAG GAATTAGGCAAGCTGTTAATGTCTCATGGTTGGTTGGTCACCCTCACCCTGTTCTTGATCCAGTGGTGCTCATGTCAGATGCAAATAGGACTATTGGCATTCTATTAAATTTATTGCAGTCTGTTGGCAGTCTTCCTGGTTGCTTGACTATTGCAGTTGTAAATTGGTGA
- the LOC114415207 gene encoding uncharacterized protein LOC114415207 isoform X2 — translation MAAPTRDQVLSLLAAANNHGDLAVKTSSLKQAKDLLLSIDPSLAADLFPYLLELQSSPESLVRKLLIQIIEEIGFKAAEQSPTLISVLLTFLRDNDEIVVKQSIVSGTNIFCSIFEELIVQFQQYGKVERWLEDIWVWMLKFKDAVFGIALEPGSVGIKLLALKFLEMFVLLFSSDFNDAEKLAAKGIRQAVNVSWLVGHPHPVLDPVVLMSDANRTIGILLNLLQSVGSLPGCLTIAVVNCLAAITRKRPQHYETILSALLDFDPNFQTVKGCHVTSIQYSLRTAFLGFLRCTYSPILESRERLIRSLRAMNAGDAADQVIRQVDKMIKNGDRSTRDARVSKDDQPSAQSPVSGELSRKRPVPLDNEQLANGHDTISKRIRSGSGSDSHSTLPTQINDSGQDVNSVNGVSANVPVLDSELTAVEQMIAVIGALLAEGERGAESLEILISKIHPDLLADIVITNMKHLPNTPPPLARIGNLPVTRQLSSQVSQSQVIAASVPINSVQSLSGTAQASFPSTSTTVTATATTSLPSDTSSFSNQPADSKRDPRRDPRRLDPRRVVVTPGEATASIADDTGATKLVFDEPVSSIKPVSLPVGTADDNTPSDLTVKIINDDIVSEGSPVSGPDRLTPKTEDLERLGDIHQITEADTSLDLPLSSTYLRDEDPSTVKLPDDTETIGTDSSIFEFDQFSLDVQVESTLEDTCLELPQLPPYIELSKEQESKVKNMAVMRIIDSYKHLHGTDCQQFSMPLLARLVAQIDDNDEFIMMLQKHILEDHWRKGHELVLHVLYHLHSLMIVDSVGNASSSAVLYEKFLLGVAKTLLDSFPASDKSFSRLLGEVPLLPESSLKILNDLCYSDVIGHDGKIIRDIERVTQGLGAIWSLILGRPQNRQACLGIALKCAVHPQDDIRAKAIRLVTNKLFQLNYISGDVEKFATKMLLSAVEHEVSDTGLLQSGHTEQRAEAEKSGLLQIVFSVYGQAPKTVKQAFHRHIPIVVRALGQSYSELLRIISDPPQGSENLLTLVLQILTQDTTPSSDLISTVKRLYETKFKDVTILVPLLSSLSKQEVLPIFPRLVDLPLEKFQRALAHILQGSAHTGPALTPVEVLVAIHGIVPEKDGLALKKITDACSACFEQRTVFTQQVLAKALNQMVDQTPLPLLFMRTVIQAIDAFPALVDFVMEILSKLVSRQVWRMPKLWVGFLKCVYQTQPRSFHVLLQLPPQQLESALNRHANLRGPLASYASQPTVKSSLSRSTLAVLGLANETHVQQHLSSSLHSSDTSSSLHEATLT, via the exons atgGCCGCTCCTACCAGGGACCAAGTCCTCTCTCTCCTCGCCGCGGCCAACAACCACGGTGACCTCGCCGTTAAAACCTCATCGTTAAAACAAGCCAAAGACCTTCTTCTCTCCATCGACCCCTCCCTCGCTGCCGACCTCTTCCCTTACTTGCTCGAGCTTCAGTCTTCTCCCGAAAGCCTCGTTCGCAAATTGCTCATTCA GATAATTGAGGAGATTGGTTTTAAAGCAGCTGAGCAATCTCCTACGCTGATATCTGTACTATTAACGTTTTTACGGGACAACGATGAAATTGTTGTAAAACAGTCTATTGTTAGTGGCACAAATATCTTCTGTAGTATTTTTGAGGAGTTGATTGTGCAG TTTCAACAATATGGTAAAGTTGAGAGGTGGCTAGAAGATATTTGGGTGTGGATGCTTAAGTTCAAGGATGCCGTTTTTGGGATTGCTCTGGAG CCTGGTTCTGTTGGAATAAAGTTGCTGGCACTGAAATTCTTGGAAATGTTTGTATTACTCTTTTCATCTGACTTCAATGATGCTGAGAAATTAGCCGCAAAAG GAATTAGGCAAGCTGTTAATGTCTCATGGTTGGTTGGTCACCCTCACCCTGTTCTTGATCCAGTGGTGCTCATGTCAGATGCAAATAGGACTATTGGCATTCTATTAAATTTATTGCAGTCTGTTGGCAGTCTTCCTGGTTGCTTGACTATTGCAGTTGTAAATTG TTTAGCAGCCATCACAAGGAAAAGGCCACAACACTATGAAACTATTCTTTCAGCATTGCTTGATTTTGATCCAAATTTTCAAACAGTGAAAGGATGTCATGTTACTAGTATTCAGTACTCCTTAAGAACAGCTTTTTTGGGATTTCTTAGGTGCACTTATTCACCAATACTGGAG TCTAGAGAAAGACTAATAAGGAGCCTACGAGCTATGAATGCGGGGGATGCTGCTGATCAGGTCATTCGGCAAGTCgacaaaatgattaaaaatggtGATCGTTCTACCCGCGATGCACGGGTTAGCAAG GATGATCAACCATCAGCTCAGTCACCTGTTTCAGGGGAATTATCTAGAAAAAGACCTGTTCCTCTAGATAATGAACAATTGGCCAATGGTCATGATACCATCTCTAAGCGGATTCGTTCTGGTTCTGGTTCTGACTCTCACTCTACTTTACCAACTCAAATAAATGATTCTGGGCAGGATGTTAACTCTGTTAATGGAGTATCAGCTAATGTTCCTGTGCTGGATAGCGAACTAACTGCTGTGGAGCAAATGATTGCTGTGATTGGTGCTTTACTTGCTGAAGGAGAGAGAGGTGCTGAATCTCTTGAAATTCTCATTTCAAAGATTCATCCTGATCTGTTGGCTGATATTGTCATAACTAATATGAAGCACTTGCCTAATACTCCCCCACCACTAGCGAGGATTGGGAATTTACCAGTAACACGACAATTAAGCTCCCAAGTCAGTCAATCACAGGTTATAGCAGCTTCTGTTCCAATAAATTCTGTCCAGTCCTTGTCTGGTACTGCCCAAGCTTCATTCCCTTCAACTTCAACCACTGTCACTGCTACTGCTACCACTTCATTGCCATCTGACACCTCCAGCTTCAGTAACCAGCCTGCTGATTCTAAACGTGATCCACGACGG GATCCCCGGCGCCTGGATCCACGACGTGTAGTGGTAACTCCTGGAGAAGCAACTGCATCAATTGCAGATGATACTGGGGCCACAAAATTAGTGTTTGATGAACCTGTGTCTTCCATTAAGCCTGTTTCACTTCCTGTTGGGACTGCTGATGACAATACTCCATCAGATCTGACggtcaaaataataaatgatgatATTGTCTCTGAAGGTTCCCCAGTTTCAGGACCTGATCGGCTAACTCCAAAAACAGAGGATCTGGAAAGGCTTGGAGATATTCATCAGATTACAGAAGCAGATACTTCCTTGGATCTCCCACTTTCTTCTACTTATTTAAGAGATGAGGATCCAAGTACAGTGAAGTTGCCAGATGATACTGAAACAATTGGGACAGATTCATCAATTTTCGAGTTTGATCAGTTTTCTCTTGATGTTCAAGTTGAATCTACATTGGAAGACACCTGTCTGGAGTTACCACAACTTCCACCTTATATTGAACTATCTAAAGAACAGGAAAGTAAGGTGAAAAACATGGCTGTTATGCGTATAATTGATTCATACAAACATTTGCATGGGACCGATTGTCAGCAGTTTTCCATGCCACTACTTGCTCGACTAGTTGCACAG ATTGATGACAACGATGAGTTTATTATGATGCTGCAAAAACACATCCTGGAAGACCACTGGCGAAAG GGGCATGAACTTGTACTGCATGTTTTGTATCATCTGCACTCCCTCATGATAGTGGATTCAGTGGGAAATGCTTCATCTTCTGCtgttttatatgaaaaatttcTCCTGGGAGTG GCCAAAACTTTGTTGGATTCTTTTCCAGCTTCAGACAAGTCTTTTAGTAGACTTCTTGGTGAAGTCCCACTTTTGCCAGAGTCATCCTTGAAGATTTTGAACGATCTCTGCTATTCTGATGTTATTGGTCATGATGGAAAAATTATCCGTGACATTGAACGTGTGACTCAAGGCCTAGGTGCTATCTGGAGTTTAATTTTGGGGCGTCCGCAAAATCGTCAAGCCTGCTTAGGAATAGCATTGAAG TGTGCTGTTCACCCACAGGATGATATTCGAGCAAAAGCTATTCGGCTG GTGACAAACAAGCTCTTTCAGCTTAATTACATATCAGGAGATGTTGAAAAATTTGCAACAAAAATGCTGCTTTCTGCGGTAGAGCATGAAGTTTCAGATACAGGTCTTTTGCAATCTGGACATACTGAACAAAGAGCCGAGGCAGAG AAATCCGGTCTTCTTCAGATTGTATTTAGCGTGTATGGGCAAGCCCCGAAAACTGTAAAACAG GCTTTTCATCGCCACATTCCTATTGTTGTGAGGGCGTTAGGGCAATCTTATTCTGAATTGCTCCGTATCATATCTGATCCACCACAAGGAAGTGAAAATCTTCTGACATTG GTACTGCAAATATTGACACAAGACACGACGCCATCTTCTGATTTGATATCTACCGTTAAACGTTTGTATGAAACTAAATTTAAG GATGTTACAATTCTTGTTCCGTTACTGTCTTCGCTTTCCAAACAAGAG GTTTTACCAATATTCCCTCGGCTTGTTGATCTTCCATTGGAAAAGTTTCAAAGAGCACTTGCTCACATACTACAG GGTTCGGCTCATACGGGTCCAGCTTTAACACCTGTAGAAGTGTTGGTTGCAATCCATGGAATTGTTCCAGAGAAGGATGGCCTTGCACTTAAGAAG ATAACAGATGCTTGCTCGGCTTGTTTTGAGCAACGCACAGTGTTCACACAACAGGTTCTGGCGAAGGCATTGAACCAGATG GTTGATCAAACTCCACTGCCGCTACTTTTCATGAGAACAGTTATTCAGGCAATTGATGCTTTTCCTGCActg GTTGACTTTGTTATGGAGATACTCTCAAAACTTGTGTCTAGACAG GTGTGGCGTATGCCAAAACTTTGGGTTGGTTTCTTAAAGTGTGTATATCAGACACAGCCACGATCTTTTCATGTATTATTGCAG TTGCCACCTCAACAACTGGAAAGTGCACTCAACAGGCATGCTAATCTCAGAGGTCCCCTTGCTTCTTATGCCAGCCAACCAACTGTAAAATCATCACTTAGTAG ATCAACTTTAGCAGTTCTGGGTCTTGCAAATGAAACTCATGTGCAGCAACATTTGTCATCTTCGTTACACTCTTCTGACACAAGTTCTTCACTTCACGAAGCAACTCTGACGTGA